ACCGTTAGTCGTGTAGTGAACCTGCATAATGATCTTCGAGCCGGCCGGAATACGCTTGGCCTGCCCCTGCGTGACTTGCCGCGGCGGCGCGCCGGGAGCGTAAGCGGCCAGCAGCGAACCACGGCCGATTTCAAGCGGTTGCCCCGGCGGATGCAAGAACACCAGGATGTGATGCACCACCGAGCGGTTGCCCGGCCGCGCCTCGCTGGCGACCGACCATTTGTCCTCCGTGAATCCAGGATCGATCACGAAGTGCTGATAATCGACCTTCCCTTCGGCCGGCACCAAGAACGGTTCAGCACGCATCTTGAGAACCACATCCGGTGACGGAATATTCCACCCATCGGTGAACGTGCGCGGCGCTGGCAGGTCCTGCGGATTTCCCTCCGGGCATCCGGCAGCGACCCAATCGGCGATCAGTCGCTTTTCTTCGTCCGACAGCCGCGCGTCATTGCTGAACTTGCCGTGCTTCGGATCAGCGAACCACGGGGGCATACGTTGGTCGTGTACCACCTCGCGGATCGTTTCACCCCAGCCAACCAGTTCCTTGTAACTGGTCATCGAGAACGGGCCGATCTCCCCCGCCCTATGACATTCGACGCAGCGATCCTGAAAAATGCGCGCGATCTGTTTCGAATAGGTTACCGCGGCGCCGGCATCGGGATGCGTGACGCGCCCGATGAAGCAGCCCGGCGCAGACAATTCGGCCTGCGAGACGGCGCCGCCGGCGAGCAATTCGTCAATCGCCACGGCTAGGTCGCGCCGCCCGACCTTTGCCTTCTGAGCTGCGCCGACGTATTGATCGTCGATCCGGCCGCGATAGCGCACGACGCGTTTTTCGTCCAGCAAGAAGACCTCGGGCGTGCGCTGCGCGCCGAACTTATCGGCAACGACGTTTTCAGCGTCTTTCAATAGCGGAAATGTCACGCCATGCTCGCGGGCGTACGTTGCGATTTCCTCGGCGCTGTCTTGCACGTTCGCATCGATGCCGATCACGCGCACGCCACGCTCGGCGTACTCCGCGGCCAACTGTTCGAGCCGGGGACCGTACAGTTTTGCCAGGGGACATTCGGCGCCAAGAAACGCGACGACGACCAACTTCGCGTCGGCCAAGTCCGCCAGCGTTAATTGCTTTCCCGCGGCGTCCGCCAGTGTGAATTCGGGGGCCGGTCGCCCGAGCAGATTGGGCAGCGTGGCAGTCGTGGGCTTTGCACTCACGCTGTCGCTGCTGACGTTTCTAGGCTGGGCCTCGTCAGCCTGAGCGAGTAGCCCGACCGACAGCGATGAACCGCCGGCCGCTATGACCGCGACCAGAAGGAACCGCAACCACGATATCGTCGTCATACGTCGATCTCCCCAAAGCCTCCGGCGCGACCGATCGATTCGATCGTACCGCCCGTGCCTCTTACCGAACTGTATCTATTAGTCGAATTTAAGTACGCCCGCAGGCCAATCAACTCTGGGTCCGCGATCTCATGTGGACCGAACAGTGTTACCGACCGCGCCAATTTCTTGCCAGGAATCAACGGCGCGGATGTTACACGCGGCGAATTCCCACGTACGCCACGAGTGCTTTCACCAACTCCTGTGCCAGCACGTCCATCTCTGGCGCATCGATCTCGTCCAACTGCAATTTCAGTTCCACGGTACACATCACCATCGACAAGCCCGATTCCACGGCCAGATCCGGGTCGGGATGGCTAACTTCATCGCGCCGTGTTGCGACCAATTCTTTCAGCCGCCGCGCCGCGTGATCGCGTGCTTGCCGCCACACCTTGCGAAAGCGCTCGTCCGAGCACGCCTTGGCCGCAAACGCCCGCAGCAATCCCTGCCGCTGGCGATGCAGATCTACAAGAAACGGAAGCGCCGCATCGAGCACGGCCGCCAAGGATTCGTTCTGCCACCGGCCCGGATCGAACATCGTGTCGGTCAACTCGGCCTGCTCCTGCCGAAATCGTTCGTACAGGCAGCCCAACAGTGCGTCTTTATCGGGAAAGCGCGCGTAAAACGCTCCCACGCTCGACTTGCTAGCGCGGACGATGTCGTGGATCGAGATATCTTCGAAACGCCGCTTGGCCAGCAGCCCCTCGGTGGCGTCCAGGATTCGCGCGTGGGTCTCCTCACTGCGCGCCTGCGCCCGGGGATGAGCCCACTTCACCTTGGTGGCAACGGCCGGCATCAGAGTTTTCCGAAACGGACATTGTGTCAAAAGCGGCGCGGAAAAAGCGAATCGCGCATGCTGGACAAATCAGAAACAGAATCTGATTCTAATTTGGCTGAGACGACTCGTCAATTCGAGAAACCGTCCGGCAAACGCCTGGAGGTGCTAAGCGATGGCTTCCCTACCAAAGCTCGCGTCTGCGCTTTGTCGCTGCCCCCCCTTTTCGTTACGCTACTACCTCGGGCAGGCCCTGCTTAAGCGCGGGGCAATCCGATGAGGCTGCGGCAGCTCGCGACCAGGACTTGAGAAAATCAGATCGCAGTAAACCCAAAATACGCCAATACTTTTGAAAACGATTGCCGACCTGGACGTTTTTTGTGCCAGCGTCGGCATGCTGATTGCCTTTAGTTCGCGCAGCGCACAAGATGTGACGCTCGCTTTGCCACGGATGGCGAACGCTTTCCCTGTTTCGCTGGCAGTTCGTAGCCCTCATAGGGGGGGCTGAGCGCGGCGACTGTCTATCAGAAGGAACGAATCCGTGGGTACACACGTCCTTAGTGGTGGCGTCTCGACGAATGGAAAAAGTTTATCAACCGCGGCCGCGGTTCCCCGCCATTCGGCGAGCGGCTCGGCCCGCACTGCCGCGATCTCGGCGGTGACGAACTGGCGTCCCATTGGGCCGCCGTTGAATTTCAACGAAACTCCCGCCTCGGAGCTTTTCTCGGCGAACGTCTTCAGTCGCAAGGTAATGAAGGAACGCCTGCCGAAGCCGATTTACAAAGCGTTAATCAAGACGATCGAGACCGGCTCGAAGCTTGATCCCTCGGTGGCCGACGTCGTGGCTGCGGCCATGAAAGATTGGGCCATCGCCAAGGGGGCGACGCATTACGCTCACGTCTTCTATCCGCTCACCGGTCTTACGGCCGAAAAGCACGACAGCTTCCTGTCGCCGGACGGCGATGGCGGGGCCGTGGCTGAGTTTAGCGGCAAGGCCTTGATTCAGGGCGAGCCGGACGGTTCCAGCTTCCCCAGCGGTGGCATCCGCGCCACGTTCGAAGCCCGTGGTTACACGATCTGGGACGTTACCAGCCCGGCCTACATTCTGGAGAATCCCAACGGCACGACGCTGTGCATTCCCACGGCGTTCGTCTCTTGGACCGGCGAAGCCCTGGACAAGAAGACCCCGGTGCTACGTTCGATGCAGGCGCTGAATAAACAGGCGCACCGCATCCTGAAGCTGTTTGGCCACGACGATGGTGCCTTTGTCGCCTCGACCGCTGGCCCCGAACAAGAATACTTCCTGGTCGATCGCCACTTCTATTTCGCGCGGCCCGACCTGTTCACGGCCGGACGCACTTTGTTCGGCGCCAAGCCGCCGAAGGGTCAGGAGTTCGAAGATCATTACTTTGGTGCGATCCCCGAACGCGTCCTGGCCTTCATGATCGACGCCGAGCGCGAGTTGTACAAACTCGGCGTGCCGGTCAAGACGCGGCATAACGAAGTCGCCCCTGGCCAGTACGAGATTGCCCCGATTTTCGAATCGGCCAACATCGCCACTGACCATCAGCAGTTGGTCATGATCACGCTCAAGCGGGTCGCCGAGAAATACGGCATGGCTTGTTTGACGCATGAAAAGCCCTTCGCCGGCGTCAACGGCTCGGGCAAGCACGTCAACTGGTCGCTCGGCAGCGCGTCGCAGGGCAACCTGCTCGACCCGGGCGATACTCCCCATACGAACGCACAATTCCTGGTCTTCTGCGGCGCAGTCATTCGTGCCGTCCACAAGTATCAGGGCTTGTTGCGTGCCGTAGTGGCCTCGGCCGGAAACGATCATCGCCTGGGTGCCAACGAGGCTCCGCCGGCGATCATCTCGATCTTCCTCGGCGATCAATTGACCGACATCTTCCAGCAGATCAAGGCGGGCGGCGCCAATTCGTCGCTCTCGAAGGGCAACCTGACCGTCGGTGTCGACGTTCTACCCCCCTTGCCCATGGACGCTGGCGATCGCAATCGTACCAGCCCGTTTGCCTTCACGGGCAACCGCTTCGAGTTCCGAGCGGTGGGTGCGAACCAGTCGATCGCTGGTCCGCTGGTAGCGATGAATACCATCATTTGCGAGTCGATCGATTGGTGCGCGACGAAGCTCGAGCAGTTGACTGCTGGCAAGCCCGAGGCGTTGCACGGTGCCGTGCAAAAGCTGCTGACCGAGATCATCAACGAAGCCGAATCGATCATCTTCAACGGCGACGGTTACTCGGCCGCCTGGCATCAAGAAGCCGCCAAGCGTGGCTTGTTGAACCTGAAGAGCTCGATCGATGCTTTGCCGATGCTCGCCGATCCGGCGATTAAGGCCCTGTTTTCCAAGTACGGCGTCCTTTCCGAGCGTGAATTGCAAAGCCGGCTCGACATCTACCTCGAGCAATACTGCAAGACCGTCAAGGTCGAAGCGGCTTTGACGCTGGAGATGGCCCGCACGTTGATCTTCCCGGCTGTGATTCGCTATCAGAACGAGTTGGCCTCGACCTGTGCGAACTTGAAGCAACTCGGTTACCAGTTCGATACCGACACGCTCGACAAGATCACCGACCTGGTGAAGAGCTTGCAGGACAGCCTGGTTGTGCTGGAAAAAGCACTCGACCATCATGGTGCGGATAGCCTCGAAAGTGAAGCCACGCACTTCTGCGAAGAAGTGTTGCCCGCCATGCTCGAGGTGCGTAAGTACGCCGACGAGATGGAAGGCTGGGTGGCCGACGACCTGTGGCCGCTGCCGACCTACCAGGAGATGTTGTTCATCAAGTAAAGCTAAAACGGCTCGTTGATTCCTCGCCGCAGGCCGTACGATTAGGGCAGACTTGAATCGTGCGAGTCCTGCCGGTGTGGGATCGAGGGCAAGCGTATAGTGGTCGTCTTTAGCCTCAGACCGACTCCGTCGCGCGTCGTCAGCGACTGCGCCGCGCGACGGAGCGGTC
This genomic stretch from Pirellulales bacterium harbors:
- a CDS encoding redoxin domain-containing protein, producing the protein MTTISWLRFLLVAVIAAGGSSLSVGLLAQADEAQPRNVSSDSVSAKPTTATLPNLLGRPAPEFTLADAAGKQLTLADLADAKLVVVAFLGAECPLAKLYGPRLEQLAAEYAERGVRVIGIDANVQDSAEEIATYAREHGVTFPLLKDAENVVADKFGAQRTPEVFLLDEKRVVRYRGRIDDQYVGAAQKAKVGRRDLAVAIDELLAGGAVSQAELSAPGCFIGRVTHPDAGAAVTYSKQIARIFQDRCVECHRAGEIGPFSMTSYKELVGWGETIREVVHDQRMPPWFADPKHGKFSNDARLSDEEKRLIADWVAAGCPEGNPQDLPAPRTFTDGWNIPSPDVVLKMRAEPFLVPAEGKVDYQHFVIDPGFTEDKWSVASEARPGNRSVVHHILVFLHPPGQPLEIGRGSLLAAYAPGAPPRQVTQGQAKRIPAGSKIIMQVHYTTNGRPQEDLSSLGLKLCDASEVKQEVESGWAVNFGIAIPPGMANFKSYSGHRFTDDRLLLFLTPHMHMRGKSFRYEAWYPNGKREVLLDVPRWDFNWQIDYVLAEPKLMPKGTQLRCFATYDNSAGNPSNPDPSKWVFFGEQTWDEMMIGWFTAVTPLPDDSTEKAAEKPVAATSGR
- a CDS encoding TetR/AcrR family transcriptional regulator, with the translated sequence MPAVATKVKWAHPRAQARSEETHARILDATEGLLAKRRFEDISIHDIVRASKSSVGAFYARFPDKDALLGCLYERFRQEQAELTDTMFDPGRWQNESLAAVLDAALPFLVDLHRQRQGLLRAFAAKACSDERFRKVWRQARDHAARRLKELVATRRDEVSHPDPDLAVESGLSMVMCTVELKLQLDEIDAPEMDVLAQELVKALVAYVGIRRV
- a CDS encoding glutamine synthetase III; its protein translation is MGTHVLSGGVSTNGKSLSTAAAVPRHSASGSARTAAISAVTNWRPIGPPLNFNETPASELFSANVFSRKVMKERLPKPIYKALIKTIETGSKLDPSVADVVAAAMKDWAIAKGATHYAHVFYPLTGLTAEKHDSFLSPDGDGGAVAEFSGKALIQGEPDGSSFPSGGIRATFEARGYTIWDVTSPAYILENPNGTTLCIPTAFVSWTGEALDKKTPVLRSMQALNKQAHRILKLFGHDDGAFVASTAGPEQEYFLVDRHFYFARPDLFTAGRTLFGAKPPKGQEFEDHYFGAIPERVLAFMIDAERELYKLGVPVKTRHNEVAPGQYEIAPIFESANIATDHQQLVMITLKRVAEKYGMACLTHEKPFAGVNGSGKHVNWSLGSASQGNLLDPGDTPHTNAQFLVFCGAVIRAVHKYQGLLRAVVASAGNDHRLGANEAPPAIISIFLGDQLTDIFQQIKAGGANSSLSKGNLTVGVDVLPPLPMDAGDRNRTSPFAFTGNRFEFRAVGANQSIAGPLVAMNTIICESIDWCATKLEQLTAGKPEALHGAVQKLLTEIINEAESIIFNGDGYSAAWHQEAAKRGLLNLKSSIDALPMLADPAIKALFSKYGVLSERELQSRLDIYLEQYCKTVKVEAALTLEMARTLIFPAVIRYQNELASTCANLKQLGYQFDTDTLDKITDLVKSLQDSLVVLEKALDHHGADSLESEATHFCEEVLPAMLEVRKYADEMEGWVADDLWPLPTYQEMLFIK